A window of Acinetobacter sp. TR3 contains these coding sequences:
- the tpiA gene encoding triose-phosphate isomerase, whose translation MSNSAITPWVIGNWKMNPMHANAFQLIEEFKQLLQQDNISPEQCHIGVAPITIALIGVHAQLKDATRAVYTVAQDLSRVAGTGAYTGEVSAELLKDSQIEYVLIGHSERRELFGDNVNILKAKLQNALNAGLTVIYCVGESLEQREQGAAEQVVLQQICDIASVVKAEQWQNIVIAYEPIWAIGTGKTASPADAQAMHAKIREGLKQITSFGTNMAILYGGSVKADNAVELAACPDINGALVGGASLNAQSFYQIAKAFAQSK comes from the coding sequence ATGTCGAATTCGGCGATTACCCCTTGGGTTATTGGCAATTGGAAAATGAATCCAATGCATGCGAATGCTTTCCAATTAATAGAAGAATTTAAGCAGTTACTACAACAGGACAATATTTCTCCTGAGCAATGTCATATTGGTGTAGCGCCAATAACGATTGCGTTGATTGGTGTTCACGCTCAGCTAAAAGATGCAACCAGAGCTGTTTATACTGTGGCTCAGGATCTTTCTCGTGTGGCAGGTACTGGTGCTTACACAGGTGAGGTGAGTGCGGAACTGTTAAAAGATAGTCAGATTGAATATGTATTGATTGGACATTCTGAGCGCCGTGAATTATTTGGTGACAACGTCAATATTTTAAAAGCAAAACTGCAAAATGCATTAAATGCAGGTTTAACCGTGATCTATTGCGTTGGCGAAAGTTTAGAGCAGCGTGAGCAAGGCGCTGCTGAGCAAGTGGTATTACAACAAATTTGTGATATTGCATCGGTCGTTAAAGCTGAACAATGGCAAAATATTGTGATAGCGTATGAACCGATTTGGGCGATTGGAACAGGGAAGACAGCTTCACCTGCGGATGCTCAAGCAATGCATGCAAAAATACGTGAAGGCTTAAAACAAATTACATCATTCGGTACAAACATGGCTATATTGTATGGTGGTAGTGTCAAAGCCGACAATGCTGTTGAGTTGGCTGCATGTCCTGATATTAATGGCGCTTTGGTTGGAGGTGCATCACTCAATGCACAATCTTTTTATCAAATTGCAAAAGCATTTGCTCAAAGCAAATAA
- the secG gene encoding preprotein translocase subunit SecG codes for MYSFILVVHIILAIMIIGLVLVQQGKGAEAGASFGGGGAATVFGASGAGNFLTRLTAIFTALFFATSLTLAVFAKKQTADAYSLKSAQTTTSAPVTSPETSSNAPKTTQ; via the coding sequence ATGTATAGTTTTATACTCGTTGTACATATCATTTTAGCAATTATGATTATTGGATTGGTTTTAGTGCAACAAGGTAAGGGTGCTGAAGCAGGAGCGTCGTTTGGTGGCGGTGGTGCTGCTACGGTATTTGGTGCTTCTGGAGCGGGTAACTTTTTAACACGCTTAACCGCGATTTTTACAGCCTTGTTTTTTGCTACGAGTTTAACTTTGGCTGTTTTTGCAAAAAAACAAACAGCGGATGCGTATAGCTTAAAATCCGCTCAAACCACGACCTCTGCACCAGTAACATCGCCTGAAACTTCATCAAACGCACCTAAAACAACTCAATAA